The genomic segment GAAAAAATTCGTGTTCCAGAAGAATCCAGGTTCAGAATGATTCTCACGACGAGGAAAACAAGAACGACAGCGAGCCCGGGACAAGTGCAAATGGCAGCTTGAGGAAGTCTCGCGGTATTTTTCCGAGCACTCAGAGAAGGGAACTGCAGCATTTGAGTGACGCAGCTCTCGCTTCGTTGCTTCGCAGATACACGCTCACCGGGGAGCAGCTAGCTCACCTTGGCTATCCCGTGGAGTACAGTTATTTCCCTGGCTACGCGGTGATTATCAACCATTATCAGCACCCGATGGGTCATCGAGCTCGTGGCTATCATCATTTGGACGCGAACGCGCAGGAATTCGTACCTGGCGGCAACAATGCTACGTGGCCGGCGGAGAGCGAGGGGGACAGTGGACATTGCAGCGGAAGTTCGGTGGAGAATTCCGATTTAGAGCAAGAGAGTGCTTCGGATAGTGATAAGAGTTCAGACATCGGCGAGTCGTCATCCTCTACCGATTCATCATCTTCATCACTTTCCTCGTCCGATTGCAGTTACCAAGAGCAATCCAGAAGCGACACGACTCGGGATCTCTACGAACCGATCCTGGTCgtcgatgaaagaaaatgtgCCAGATGTTACAGAGTCTTCTACGTGAACCAGAACAACGGTGAATACCTGTACCACGAACCATGCGTTTACCACTGGGGCAAGCTACGTAGCGGTCTCGTAGCAGGCACTCACTGTGATACATGGGAGTGTTGTCGAGGACGAGATAACGCCCAAGGCTGCACTATAGCTCGAATGCATGTGTGGACGGGATTGGCGCCGGGTTATAACGGCCCGTTCGATGGCTACGTCCGTACCAGATTGGCGAGAGCCGTGCCCGCAGATGGCAATTATGGCGTTTATGCTTTAGACTGCGAGATGTGCTTTACGCGGCGCGGTCTCGAACTAGCCAAGGTCACCGTGGTCGGCATCGACGGCAAGGTCGTTTACGACACTTTGGTGAAGCCGGACACCGAGGTGATCGATTACAATACCAGATTCAGCGGCATCACTGCAAAAGATCTGGCAAAAGCTACGAAAACACTCAGGGACGTTCAGAGAGACTTGACCAGTTTCGTCCACGCGGAGACCATACTCATAGGTCACGGGCTGGAGAACGATCTGCGTGCGCTCAGGTTACTCCACACGACGGTGATCGACACGTGCGTCGCGTTTCCGCATTTCCTCGGTTATCCTTTTCGTAGCAGTCTAAAGACGTTAGCGAGGACGGTGCTACGTAGAGAAATTCAAGTAAAGGGGCACGATTCCGTGGAGGACGCTAGGATCGTGATGGATCTCATGTTACGGAAGCTGCAGCACGACATCTCGTAGGATCATCAATGACCAAGAAAAAGGGAATTCGTgtagaagaggagaaagaagtaCAGTGAATGAACCGCCGGACTTTTTTGTGAGATGCTCAAACAGACTGCGTGgtgaaaatcgaatttctttttcgtcgacgagcaatttgaaattcgGACGTTCGCTATTATGTAATCTCGCCGCGTAGGATTCCATCGAGAGGTTAAAATGCGTAAACGTCGGTTCACGATTTTCGTCTTCTCAACCTAATAAGTTGAATCTACTATGAAAACGTTAATTGTGTCGACCTGCGCGAGTAACCTCCGTCAGTGTTCAGTTCCAAGTGAAGTCTGTGATacgtaacaaaaaaaaaaaaaaaaaaaaaaagagaaaaaaagaaactacatACGTAATGCGGTCCCCGACGCGTTTAGGCAGTGTTCATCATACCGGGGTCGCGTTTTTCGCTCGCACAGATggacatatacatacacatgcATACACAACTCATACATTCAGTATCAAAAATAGATTGTTACTTTTTGTACGATACACATCGTTGCCGAGGGAAAAAATTTGTCTcggattttttttcttttttatacataatatagaTTAATACAGAATTTTCCTCTTAATAAATCTCCATTGCGGCACCGATGAAAGATGTTAATTTCCTTTAGccgatttctatttttctgacAAATTTCTGCCTTTTTTAAGATCCAAGAAAATAGAAACACATGGATCGTTTATATCGGTAAAATCGATGCTCGAAAAGGTCTGTTTTTAACACTCTTTtcttgaaacattaaaaaatgcagaaaatgtaacagaaattgaaaagtCGAATCTTGTTACCCTCAGATTATAATATTGCGTATTGAGGCTCGACATGCTATGCatctgaaatataatatttccaagaGTAACGACGAATCGTACGAGTTCCTCTCGCGGTcgcaagaaaaattctttgtcCTTTGCTGTTAGAGGTggattatgtaaattttgttaGCGATGACAATCGcaataataaagattattaCTCGATGATCCGTCTAACTCAAGTTCTTGCTGATAGAGAGACTTCATTATACAACAATATTTCCTATTCAGGAGACAATTTCCTCGGCAAGTGATGTTAGTGGTGATATACATTTACACACATTGTTTCtcatatgtagtaatatgtttCGAGTTTTTCACACTTCATGTATCATATAAAAAAGTACATCTGgcatctatgtatatatatatgtatatatgtatatatatatatttacgcatatatgcatatactatatatatatgtgtgtgtttgtgtttgtgtttgtgtgtgtgtgggtGTGGGTGTGTGTGTGAGTGAtgtaagtatatgtatataagtatatgtatatatgtatatatgcttacgcacgtatatacatagtatgcatatacatacacgtatacgCGTATACGTATGCGTTTCTTATACCTTGCGATTTGCGACCTCTTCTCATGCATATTTCATCCCGCGTTGTTTTTTCGTACACGTACTGCGAGAGGAGGACACGCGGCGTCATTGATGCTCGTAAATGTCTCGGGCTTCCACAATGGCTTGCATTTAAATTCTCCTCGAAAACGTCTAGAAAATGCCGCTAAACGAGGACACACACACAAAGATCGAGATGTTACTTCGAATCAACttggtttttattttcttttttctccttttaattgctattctcttttccttcttcttcttctttaaattatattcttcgataattttttttctttctcctcgaaTTGGCAAGAGATAAGGATTTTCTTACGATAAAATGCCCGCTCTGTCCTCTTCGTGTTTGTCGAGCAAAACAGAAACGAATGTACCTTATCGCCGCGTGCGTGCGTGCCACTCCGCTCGTTCTTCATCCATAATCGGTTATCGAATTTCTTCCCCAAGACAAAAGTGGCGAACGTGAGCCGAATCGAGcgacatttttataattgacCACAATAATCCATTATCTCGCGTTCATATGACAACGTTTTCGTTTCATACGTGTCGTCGCATGTAAACGATCGGGAATACTCGATCCGAATCGGGATCGAATCCCTGAGAACTGTACGTCCGATTTCGCCTCACGCTATACGAATTAAGACAGTGAATAATGTTCCgtgattttatactttattaccGACATTAACTGATGCCCTGTGTGTGCCCATTTGTCTATCAAACGTATAGtagatataacgtacataGCAATATTGTATCAAACGCACGTGGTTATTTGTACAAAGTATTCCGCAATagaattttgcattttcctCCTTCCAAGAGCCGGGAAAATTACACTTCTGTGTAACAGGTTTTCACGATGAAAAACAATCATCCTTGGAAACCGGTGCTTTACAccaattgaaattattttacttaattttagcTCTGCCATCTTATGTTCATCCcgacgtttctttttcttattgttgttgtccttcttttttttaccgtttaatttatgtatattatgacTCGCGTCAAAACACCAGAAAAACGTTTTCGACCTCGCATCGGTACATCGATCTCAGCTTCTTGTACATATATCATCCGACATTCTTTCGTTGCGatattcaaacatttattcaaaacattttgaagaaGAACTTTCTTAACACATGCGAATCCGTTAATCGTCATTGGAGCGCGATACATTCATAAGGATTGTTTCATTACGCTCATGGTTCCGTTTTCATGCTAGAAAGTCACGTGGTACGAAAAGCAATATTATTCATCGCTTTGTAAAtagcataatatttatttaagcgCATCGAGAGGCAAAGTACCTGTGCATCCTGTATGAAGAATGTTCCTCCGATTTTCTCAGCCATTACTTGCAGAAGTACAACGAGGATCATCACGGGGATTCGTTcacgatcgattaattttgttatattttcatgcATCTTTTTGTATACCGAGAACAactgatttatttttcatttgtaccGTTTGAATGACGTCCAAATActggaaaaatacatttattatataaaaaataatttttactctCAATCCTTTATAACTACATACAATTTCAATAACTACCCCTGTTTTCTCACTAACAAATAACATTGAAGAAAGTATCCATTGGAGGTataagaaaatgatgaaacaGAAATGACAAAATACCTGAATACCTTTAGAGAATTGTCGAGAGAAAAGTACGTTAGATGTATCGTTCAAAGTAATTCGAAACTCTGATCCAAAGAGTAAACCGACAGATTTTACCAAGCATCGCAATTTGACTATTTTTCTCAAATGATCTTCAAATTACTTTGAACCACTTGTCACGCGGAAGTATTTTTCTCGGATATGTTATAAGCAACCCTTGCcattttcgtataaatagTTCATTAATCATTTCGATCCGATTCAATCGACAATGATATAGTAAATTCGCTGATCTTACAAACAGCGTGTAACTTTCAAAGAATATCGACCATCTTGCCGGAACGATCAGGTTACGCATTTCAATGGACGATCTTTcttattgagaaatttataaagcTATCATTGCCCGAGGatctcgttcctttttcaGAATATTACATCTGATGAAGTTTCATGATGAATCATCAGCCTTGAAGCGATCTCGTTCGGTGCGCGTCTGTCCCGCGTTCCGAATGAAATTCGAATCGTCGAAGCACCGCGATGGAAAGAACATAGTCTCATTTCTTTATTGTTCGCATTATTACGActcattaaaaaaagaaaaaaagaaattgttcatCAAAAGTCTGctgagaataaaaagagaaacgagataCAAGAGGAAAGATGGTCGCGAACAAATCCTCGCGAGGAAACGTGTCCTCGAGAGGAAACAATGGAAATGCTGCGACACTGCAAAGCATATAATGAACTCTCCTGTTTCGTGTTTCCCTCCCACCCGATCTTTCATTCccctttcttttcattttgttgCACCGAAATAACCAGAAACTCCTTGTCTTCGTTTAACGTCGTATATAACGTAGGTATATAGGAAAGTGTGCGCGCATTAAATGCAcggataaaaatgattaatgtaAACTAACCACGAAGAGGCGtcaaggaaaaaaagaaacaagcgAAATGATTCTTTTCCTCGACGATCGACCGAGATACGTATACATTTGTATACCGTACGCATTGTGCATCTGTAAAGATGTCGttggagagaaaaaaaaagagtatttTCACCGATCGTGTCCCCTCTGGCAACCTCGAACTTTGCCTTCTATCGTAGATAGAcgtgtctctctctctcgacaCAAGACACACCCGAGACTCGTCCGCTAGACTTTCAAAACGCTTTTTGTTATTTCCGTCGCTTGAAAGCGACCCACGTGTATTAAGCATACATACATGTGTGTAGAAGCTGCTCGATTACGTAAGCTTAACCTCGGATGATCGATGAATAGAAGGAGGTCATACCGAATATATACcgatcgttttctttcttgaaTCATCAGTCGTGTTTCGGGAGAGACACTTTTCTTGAGGTCACCGTTTATACacacatgtacatatgtatatagtgAGACACACATCACGCACATTATATTCGCGTCGTGGAATCGTAATTCATTTGCAGCTCGATCGATGGCAACGTACTCATCGATTAACTTTGTCGATGACTGCATCTGTTAGTATAGTGCAGTCCACGTATACACAAGCAATGTTGATAGTGTCCGATGGCGAGAATCGAAGTGGTCACATCGATCTTTTGTCTCGAAGAATCATCGATCAAAACGATTATCTATCTACTCGTTAAACGTTAGACAATATAGGcgagaaaagaataataatgataaaaagaaaggcaTTGCGTGAATGGAAGAAGATTGCGCAACTAAGAAACaatggagagagagagagagagagagagagagagagagagaaagagacaaacGTAAAGACAAACCGTTTAATTGTAT from the Bombus pyrosoma isolate SC7728 linkage group LG11, ASM1482585v1, whole genome shotgun sequence genome contains:
- the LOC122572693 gene encoding uncharacterized protein LOC122572693 isoform X1, producing the protein MEDTEGKITPRISMSVIVLVSTLFLGGVLFVIGYIVSRLSRSNKPSDSIKNGTESEKVKFEDSRDLTSGSTGTTGSSSNKRAKNKKRREIQQEFTHSWMVGVLKGHTGPVLDMNFSSNGRFLASCAEDCGLGPEEEVLDPGETDQYNNCQANHETSGSTKGTLSGSNSKSPSSTSVLATITASDGPSATSDGANSTTTSSSTKEDRAILSRRQRKNRTRTPRDQRRELRDDEHEDEQSSQQQQRHRRHVHCRDSETSEIKSTARKNSCSRRIQVQNDSHDEENKNDSEPGTSANGSLRKSRGIFPSTQRRELQHLSDAALASLLRRYTLTGEQLAHLGYPVEYSYFPGYAVIINHYQHPMGHRARGYHHLDANAQEFVPGGNNATWPAESEGDSGHCSGSSVENSDLEQESASDSDKSSDIGESSSSTDSSSSSLSSSDCSYQEQSRSDTTRDLYEPILVVDERKCARCYRVFYVNQNNGEYLYHEPCVYHWGKLRSGLVAGTHCDTWECCRGRDNAQGCTIARMHVWTGLAPGYNGPFDGYVRTRLARAVPADGNYGVYALDCEMCFTRRGLELAKVTVVGIDGKVVYDTLVKPDTEVIDYNTRFSGITAKDLAKATKTLRDVQRDLTSFVHAETILIGHGLENDLRALRLLHTTVIDTCVAFPHFLGYPFRSSLKTLARTVLRREIQVKGHDSVEDARIVMDLMLRKLQHDIS